In a single window of the Pseudomonas entomophila genome:
- a CDS encoding patatin-like phospholipase family protein translates to MRRLLFCLLLTLTSLTALAAEQARPKIGLVLSGGAARGIAHIGVLKALEEQGVRIDAIAGTSMGAVVGGLYASGYSVAELEKLATTLDWQQALSDAPPRKDVPFRRKQDDRDFLVKQKLSFRDDGSLGLPLGVIQGQNLALLLESKLAHTADIRDFDKLPIPFRAVATDIASGEKVVFRRGHLPRVIRASMSIPAVFAPVELDGRLLVDGGMTDNIPLDVVREMGVDLAIVVDIGTPLRNRKQLATVVDVLNQSITLMTRRNSEEQLASLRREDILVQPPLASFGVTDFGRAQDMIDAGYRATIALTPRLAGLRQPEADSNLAMARSPRQRTPLITAIKVENDSKVSDDVIRYYIRQPIGEPLELDRLQTDMGTLYGLDYFDQVQYRVVHKGDDNTLVINARGRRGGTDYLRLGLNLSDDLRGDSAFNLGASYRVNGINRLGAEWLTRAQIGDQQELYTEFYQPLDVGSRYFIAPYLDFGSQNVEATLDNDPVAEYRLERYGFGLNVGRQIGTYGEVRLGVGKAWGEADVRIGDQDLPKVSFNEGFYELKYSFDTFDNVYFPHSGEDIGLTVRKYDKSLDSDQSYRQWLFNLDKAFSSGPNTLVLGGKYGRTLDDAEVVTSSFVFGGARQLSGFRQDSVSGQNMSLLRMVYYRRLTPRAYLPLDFPLYIGGSLERGRAWNNDNEFDSGYINAASVFLGLETPLGPLNLSYGANDAHERAVYLNLGHTF, encoded by the coding sequence TGGCATTGCCCACATCGGCGTGCTCAAGGCCCTGGAAGAGCAAGGGGTGCGCATCGATGCCATCGCCGGTACCAGCATGGGCGCGGTGGTCGGCGGGCTGTACGCCTCCGGCTATAGCGTCGCGGAGCTGGAAAAGCTGGCGACCACTCTGGATTGGCAACAGGCACTGTCAGACGCGCCACCGCGCAAGGACGTGCCCTTTCGCCGCAAGCAGGACGACCGCGACTTTCTCGTAAAGCAGAAGCTGAGCTTTCGCGACGACGGCAGCCTGGGCCTGCCGCTGGGCGTGATCCAGGGCCAGAACCTGGCGCTGTTGCTGGAAAGCAAGCTGGCCCATACGGCCGACATCCGCGACTTCGACAAGCTGCCCATCCCCTTCCGCGCGGTGGCCACCGACATCGCCAGCGGCGAGAAGGTGGTGTTCCGCCGGGGCCATCTGCCGAGGGTGATACGCGCCAGCATGTCGATCCCTGCCGTGTTCGCCCCGGTGGAGCTCGACGGGCGGCTGCTGGTGGATGGCGGCATGACCGACAACATCCCGCTGGACGTGGTGCGCGAAATGGGCGTGGACCTGGCCATCGTCGTCGATATCGGCACTCCGCTGCGCAACCGCAAGCAGCTGGCGACGGTGGTCGATGTGCTCAACCAGTCGATCACCCTGATGACCCGGCGCAACTCCGAAGAACAGTTGGCCAGCCTGCGCCGCGAGGACATCCTGGTACAACCGCCACTGGCGAGCTTCGGCGTCACTGATTTCGGTCGCGCCCAGGACATGATCGACGCCGGCTACCGCGCCACCATAGCCCTCACCCCGCGCCTGGCCGGGCTGCGCCAACCCGAGGCCGACAGCAACCTGGCGATGGCCCGCTCGCCCCGCCAGCGCACCCCGCTCATCACCGCGATCAAGGTGGAGAACGATTCCAAGGTCAGCGACGACGTGATCCGCTACTACATCCGCCAGCCTATCGGCGAGCCGCTGGAGCTCGACCGCCTGCAGACCGACATGGGTACCCTTTACGGGCTGGACTACTTCGACCAGGTGCAATACCGCGTGGTGCACAAAGGCGACGACAACACCCTGGTGATCAATGCTCGCGGTCGACGCGGTGGCACCGACTACCTGCGTCTTGGCCTTAACCTGTCCGACGACCTGCGTGGCGACAGCGCCTTCAACCTGGGGGCTAGCTATCGGGTCAACGGTATCAACCGCCTTGGTGCCGAATGGTTGACCCGCGCCCAGATCGGCGACCAGCAGGAGTTGTACACCGAGTTCTATCAGCCGCTGGATGTCGGGTCGCGCTATTTCATCGCCCCCTACCTCGACTTCGGCTCGCAGAACGTCGAGGCCACCCTCGACAACGACCCGGTCGCCGAGTACCGGCTGGAGCGCTACGGCTTCGGCCTCAATGTCGGGCGGCAGATCGGCACCTATGGCGAAGTGCGCCTGGGTGTGGGCAAGGCCTGGGGCGAGGCCGACGTGCGCATCGGCGACCAGGACCTGCCCAAGGTCAGCTTCAACGAGGGGTTCTACGAGCTCAAGTATTCCTTCGACACCTTCGACAACGTCTACTTCCCCCACAGCGGCGAGGACATTGGCCTGACGGTGCGCAAGTACGACAAGTCGCTGGACTCGGACCAGAGCTACCGGCAATGGTTGTTCAACCTGGACAAGGCGTTCAGCAGCGGGCCGAACACCCTGGTGCTGGGCGGTAAGTACGGGCGCACGCTGGATGACGCCGAGGTGGTCACCTCGAGTTTCGTGTTCGGTGGCGCGCGGCAGCTGTCGGGCTTTCGCCAGGACTCGGTCTCCGGGCAGAACATGAGCCTGCTGCGCATGGTCTACTACCGCCGCCTGACGCCGCGCGCCTACCTGCCGCTGGACTTCCCGCTGTATATCGGCGGGTCGCTGGAGCGTGGGCGGGCGTGGAACAACGATAACGAGTTCGACAGCGGCTACATCAATGCCGCAAGTGTGTTCCTGGGGCTGGAAACACCGTTGGGGCCACTGAACCTGAGCTATGGGGCAAACGATGCCCATGAACGGGCGGTCTACCTGAACCTGGGGCATACCTTCTGA
- a CDS encoding MarR family transcriptional regulator, protein MPLTDNQHRFGMQLAQMSRGWRAELDRRLAGLNLSQARWLVLLHLARFDEAPTQRELAQSVGVEGPTLARLLDSLESQGLVRRQAVMEDRRAKKILLCPPAKPLIDQIETIANALRAELFTGVDEADLEVCMRVHAKILGNLEKS, encoded by the coding sequence ATGCCCCTGACCGACAACCAACACCGCTTCGGCATGCAGCTGGCCCAGATGTCCCGGGGTTGGCGCGCCGAACTGGACCGCCGCCTGGCCGGGCTCAACCTCTCCCAGGCGCGTTGGCTGGTGCTGCTGCACCTGGCGCGTTTCGACGAGGCCCCCACCCAGCGTGAGCTGGCCCAGAGTGTCGGTGTCGAAGGCCCGACCCTGGCCCGCCTGCTCGACAGCCTGGAAAGCCAGGGCCTGGTGCGCCGCCAGGCGGTGATGGAGGACCGTCGTGCCAAGAAGATCCTGCTGTGCCCGCCGGCCAAGCCGCTGATCGACCAGATCGAGACCATCGCCAATGCCTTGCGCGCCGAGCTGTTCACCGGGGTCGACGAGGCTGACCTGGAAGTGTGCATGCGGGTGCATGCGAAGATCCTCGGTAACCTCGAGAAGTCCTGA